The Stygiolobus azoricus genome window below encodes:
- a CDS encoding cupin domain-containing protein, whose amino-acid sequence MEYHLSNISSVKKDQVPIKGSKGAYIQWLITKDHGAHYAVRKFTLEPYGVIPMHVHKYQETVIITKGKCKVCVANKTYEMKAGDFIFIDSNVKHSFVNGDSELEFFCIIDYTDDMSIKTLDEECK is encoded by the coding sequence TTGGAGTACCATCTATCAAACATTTCTTCTGTAAAAAAAGACCAAGTGCCGATAAAAGGGTCAAAAGGGGCCTACATCCAGTGGCTCATCACAAAGGATCACGGAGCCCATTACGCAGTCAGAAAGTTCACATTAGAGCCATATGGCGTAATACCGATGCATGTTCACAAATACCAAGAGACTGTCATCATAACTAAAGGTAAATGCAAGGTATGCGTGGCCAACAAGACCTATGAGATGAAAGCTGGTGACTTCATCTTCATAGACTCTAATGTGAAACACTCATTCGTGAACGGTGACTCAGAACTGGAGTTCTTCTGTATAATTGATTACACAGACGACATGAGTATAAAGACGTTAGACGAGGAGTGCAAGTAA
- a CDS encoding glycosyltransferase, which translates to MVEICLYGTVYNNADTVEESIKSVFDPSYKIIVTDNYSTDGTYEKLEELRKDFNLTVLRYKSSRGVGRQYSLKYCPENSMTAYFDLDVKYNKIFHDILKYSAERGVKVLTTIQHTLVAPKKEIMEKGGWRDLIVAEDIELWYRVGFDYHIPLITMEKNLHRQSSYGARERRYSKGIKYYYRWFMSVVDTIRGRGFTLEDAFLWYKKKYHAIVFLAYIIAKAKGMYRGTTIPELLEKIYIPDEFRNYEDYILVGVGLREVNYKNREIIRKYTEGFKSFFCDDDMILLVKNEKTIEYYKKNLSKKLVKNCEIFTL; encoded by the coding sequence ATGGTGGAGATATGCCTCTACGGTACTGTCTACAATAACGCGGACACAGTTGAGGAGAGTATAAAGTCTGTATTCGACCCCAGTTACAAGATAATAGTAACGGACAACTACTCAACTGATGGTACTTACGAAAAGCTTGAGGAGTTGAGAAAGGACTTTAATTTAACAGTTTTGCGTTATAAGTCCTCAAGAGGTGTGGGGAGACAATATTCACTAAAATACTGCCCGGAAAACTCCATGACAGCCTATTTCGACCTGGACGTAAAATACAACAAGATATTTCACGATATACTGAAATATTCAGCTGAGAGAGGGGTAAAGGTATTAACTACAATACAGCATACTCTTGTTGCACCAAAAAAAGAGATTATGGAAAAGGGGGGTTGGAGGGATCTCATAGTCGCTGAAGATATAGAGCTTTGGTATAGAGTAGGCTTTGACTACCACATACCATTGATAACAATGGAGAAGAATTTACACAGACAGTCAAGTTATGGAGCTAGAGAGAGGAGGTACTCAAAAGGGATTAAATATTACTATCGGTGGTTTATGAGTGTAGTCGACACCATAAGGGGTAGGGGATTTACTTTAGAAGACGCCTTTTTATGGTATAAAAAGAAATACCACGCAATAGTGTTCCTAGCCTATATAATAGCCAAAGCAAAGGGAATGTACAGAGGTACTACCATCCCCGAGCTGTTAGAAAAAATATATATCCCAGACGAGTTTAGGAATTACGAGGACTATATCCTTGTAGGGGTAGGTTTAAGAGAAGTGAACTATAAGAACAGAGAGATAATTAGGAAGTATACCGAGGGATTTAAGTCCTTCTTTTGTGACGATGACATGATATTGTTAGTGAAAAATGAAAAGACTATTGAGTATTATAAGAAGAACTTAAGTAAAAAACTCGTGAAGAATTGTGAGATATTCACGCTGTAG
- a CDS encoding type 1 glutamine amidotransferase domain-containing protein: MKVLFIVGDEFEDIELLYPFYRVIEEGFTPVIAGKEKGEKIVGKHGYTVVADISFKEVKPEEYSALVIPGGRSPERIRTLPEVKELTRKFFELKKPVAAICHGPQVLISAGVIKGRKVTSVASIKDDVIAAGGEYIDSPVVEDDNLISSRHPGDIPYFASTLIKALKGRKIS; this comes from the coding sequence ATGAAAGTACTCTTTATAGTAGGAGATGAATTTGAGGATATTGAACTGTTATACCCTTTTTATAGAGTTATAGAAGAAGGCTTCACCCCGGTTATTGCAGGTAAAGAAAAGGGAGAGAAGATAGTTGGCAAACACGGTTATACTGTGGTAGCGGATATTTCATTTAAAGAGGTAAAGCCCGAAGAATACTCAGCTCTGGTAATTCCAGGTGGTAGGAGTCCTGAGAGAATAAGGACTTTACCAGAGGTAAAGGAGTTAACGAGGAAATTCTTCGAATTGAAAAAGCCAGTAGCCGCAATCTGCCACGGGCCTCAAGTCCTCATCTCTGCTGGAGTAATAAAGGGGAGAAAAGTCACTTCCGTAGCTTCTATTAAGGATGACGTGATAGCTGCTGGCGGAGAATACATAGACAGCCCAGTAGTTGAGGATGATAATCTAATATCATCAAGGCATCCAGGTGACATACCCTATTTTGCATCAACATTGATTAAGGCATTAAAGGGAAGAAAAATTAGTTAA
- the kdgK gene encoding bifunctional 2-dehydro-3-deoxygluconokinase/2-dehydro-3-deoxygalactonokinase, producing the protein MAKMVTLGEILIQFNPITPGPLRHVNYFEKHVAGSEANYCVAFIRQGNECGIIARVGNDEFGYNAIEWLRGKGLDVSQIKIDDSSPTGIFFIQRHYPVPYKSDSVYYRKGSAGSKLSPDDVDEKYVRSADIVHSSGITLAISETAKEAVYKAFDLARARSFDTNIRLKLWSPDKARYEIMRLLNQFHLNFLITDTDDSRIVLGESDPDKAAKVFLNYADVVVMKMGAKGAALYYEDKKYYSHGYTVPVEDVVGAGDALGGTFLSLYYRGFTLEKALDYGIVAATLNVMIRGDQENLPSTNEIEQFLRELGK; encoded by the coding sequence ATGGCTAAAATGGTCACTCTGGGAGAAATTCTAATTCAGTTTAACCCAATTACGCCTGGTCCCCTAAGGCATGTTAACTATTTCGAAAAACACGTTGCAGGTAGCGAGGCAAATTATTGTGTAGCATTCATAAGGCAAGGGAATGAATGTGGTATTATAGCTCGTGTTGGGAATGACGAGTTTGGGTACAACGCCATAGAGTGGTTGAGAGGGAAAGGTTTAGACGTATCTCAGATAAAGATTGATGATTCAAGCCCTACCGGGATATTTTTCATACAAAGGCACTACCCAGTCCCTTACAAGAGCGACTCAGTATATTACAGAAAGGGGAGTGCAGGGAGTAAACTTTCCCCTGATGATGTAGATGAAAAATACGTCAGAAGTGCTGACATAGTACACTCTTCAGGGATTACACTAGCTATTTCAGAAACTGCTAAAGAGGCTGTATACAAGGCTTTTGACTTAGCTAGAGCCAGATCATTTGACACTAACATAAGGCTTAAACTTTGGTCTCCTGATAAGGCGAGATACGAGATAATGAGGCTACTTAACCAATTCCACCTGAACTTCCTGATAACAGATACTGATGACTCAAGGATAGTGTTAGGCGAGTCTGATCCAGATAAGGCAGCTAAAGTGTTTCTAAATTACGCTGATGTAGTAGTAATGAAGATGGGAGCTAAAGGAGCTGCATTGTACTACGAAGATAAGAAGTACTACTCTCACGGATATACAGTTCCGGTAGAAGATGTGGTAGGTGCTGGAGATGCTTTAGGAGGTACTTTTCTGTCTTTATATTATAGGGGTTTCACTTTAGAAAAGGCTTTAGATTATGGCATAGTAGCGGCAACACTTAACGTTATGATAAGAGGAGATCAAGAGAACCTACCCTCGACTAATGAAATAGAACAATTTTTGAGAGAATTAGGAAAATAG
- a CDS encoding bifunctional 2-dehydro-3-deoxy-phosphogluconate/2-dehydro-3-deoxy-6-phosphogalactonate aldolase produces MQVVVPIITPFTKDGKVDINALKDHVKRLLELGVDVIFLNGTTGLGPALSKEEKKETLKAVYDVTHKVIFQVGGLNLYDVLELVEYSKDFDILGIASYSPYYFQRLPEKWLINYFNDIVSKSEHDFYLYNYPAATGYDISAKIVGKIQGLKGLKDTTQDLAHTLEYKIVNPNLIVYNGSDSLIYYSLSSLDGTVASFANHSPHIISAMRKMIKEGKREEALKVQMLINMLLDVIRKYGQLSATYYMVEIMLGYKVGYPRPPIYPLTDDEVKMLKSEVEPLKRKLDDIVSGIYG; encoded by the coding sequence ATGCAAGTCGTAGTCCCAATCATTACCCCCTTTACGAAAGATGGTAAAGTGGATATTAATGCCTTAAAAGATCACGTGAAGAGACTTTTAGAACTCGGTGTAGACGTAATTTTCCTCAATGGTACAACAGGCTTGGGACCTGCTCTTTCTAAAGAGGAAAAGAAGGAAACATTGAAGGCGGTGTATGACGTCACACACAAGGTAATATTTCAAGTGGGTGGTCTTAATTTGTACGATGTACTCGAACTAGTTGAATATTCTAAGGATTTCGACATTTTGGGGATAGCGTCTTACTCTCCTTATTATTTCCAGAGGCTCCCAGAGAAGTGGTTGATCAATTATTTTAATGACATTGTAAGCAAGAGTGAGCATGACTTCTACCTTTACAATTATCCCGCGGCGACAGGCTACGATATATCAGCTAAAATAGTGGGAAAGATACAAGGGCTCAAAGGGCTAAAGGACACTACACAAGACCTAGCTCACACACTTGAATATAAGATAGTAAACCCTAACTTAATCGTTTATAACGGATCCGATAGCTTAATCTACTATTCCCTATCCTCACTTGACGGTACAGTAGCCTCTTTTGCAAACCATTCTCCCCACATAATATCGGCTATGAGGAAGATGATAAAGGAAGGAAAGAGGGAGGAAGCACTCAAGGTGCAAATGTTAATTAACATGTTACTAGACGTGATTAGGAAATACGGGCAGCTCTCGGCAACATATTATATGGTGGAGATAATGTTAGGTTATAAGGTAGGCTATCCTAGACCCCCAATATATCCCTTAACGGACGATGAAGTAAAAATGTTGAAAAGCGAAGTTGAACCTTTAAAGAGAAAATTAGATGATATTGTTAGTGGAATCTATGGCTAA
- a CDS encoding DMT family transporter translates to MKLSINKYYLLLIAGGMSFGTASIFIKLSGMPPGSLAFLRFFIAGLILGKVDLKKVVRYSPFGLLLAMHMVTFIISVYSTTIIDATVLVSTSPFFVILLSPFLKFKVNLRDIIAVITGFLGVVLMNLPLNPGLLFGNAIAILSAFLIALYTAGLSKVKDEPITLTSSIYISSSIFTLPLFLIQGLGTVTITSVLALLGLIALPTLLGHTSIIVASGKVKPQHIETIGLLEPVVATLLAIPIFGQIPTVFEIFGGMLVILSILIVVTSGEKS, encoded by the coding sequence ATGAAACTATCGATAAACAAGTATTACTTGCTACTGATCGCCGGTGGGATGAGCTTTGGTACTGCTTCTATTTTCATTAAATTATCGGGGATGCCACCAGGTAGTTTAGCTTTCCTTAGGTTTTTTATTGCAGGTCTCATCTTAGGGAAGGTAGACCTTAAGAAAGTGGTAAGGTATTCACCATTTGGATTACTACTAGCAATGCATATGGTTACATTTATTATCAGTGTTTACTCGACAACGATAATAGATGCTACTGTTCTAGTCTCTACTTCCCCTTTTTTCGTAATTTTGTTATCACCCTTCTTAAAATTCAAGGTAAACTTAAGGGATATAATAGCTGTCATTACTGGATTCTTGGGAGTAGTATTAATGAACCTTCCTCTAAATCCCGGTTTACTTTTCGGAAACGCCATTGCAATATTGTCAGCCTTTTTAATAGCTCTTTATACGGCTGGACTGAGTAAAGTCAAAGACGAGCCAATAACCTTAACTTCCTCTATATACATTTCCTCTTCAATATTTACACTTCCCTTGTTCCTAATTCAGGGACTCGGCACAGTTACCATAACTTCCGTTCTAGCACTATTAGGTTTAATCGCATTACCTACCTTGCTGGGTCATACGTCTATAATAGTAGCCTCTGGGAAGGTCAAACCTCAACATATCGAGACCATAGGGCTGTTAGAGCCAGTAGTCGCAACATTATTGGCTATCCCTATATTTGGCCAAATACCGACCGTCTTCGAAATCTTTGGAGGGATGTTAGTGATACTATCAATACTTATAGTCGTGACGAGTGGAGAGAAGAGTTAG
- the gapN gene encoding NADP-dependent glyceraldehyde-3-phosphate dehydrogenase, with translation MAKLGELLGELRDIYTVDSDGVLSFKTYIAGIWTSTKDLEEVKSPIDLEVYARVPKLNYEMVDMALQTLYTKGRWEIRDMPGEKRLKVFHTLASLLEKFRQDFVDVLVIGNGKTPSAANGEVNAAIERLERADLDVRKLYGEYVPGDWSTESLEAEAIVRREPLGIVLAITPFNYPLFDVVNKFVYSTVAGNAFILKPATATPLPAIMFAKLAEMAGFPKEALAVITIPGKEMDKIVQDKRIGVISLTGSTETGEHVMKIGGIKQYVMELGGGDSALVMADADPKVSAQKIVTGITSYSGQRCDSIKFIFAEEPIYDKLKENLVEELRKVKVGDPRQEGVTVGPVIDPKTVDEFEFAVKDAVSKGGVILYGGKRLGPTYIEPTLIEIDKSKVKDLYLYKKEVFLSIAVLTKVNNIEEAIELSNGRRYGLDAAVFGNDINKIRKAVRMLEVGAVYINDYPKHGIGYFPFGGRKDSGIGREGIGYTIEYVTAYKTVVYNYKGKGIWEYL, from the coding sequence ATGGCAAAACTTGGAGAGCTATTAGGCGAACTTAGAGATATATACACAGTGGACTCAGATGGCGTGCTTTCCTTTAAGACGTATATAGCTGGAATCTGGACATCAACGAAAGACCTGGAAGAAGTAAAATCTCCCATAGACTTAGAGGTTTACGCAAGAGTCCCTAAGTTGAATTATGAAATGGTTGACATGGCTTTACAGACGCTTTACACAAAGGGCAGGTGGGAAATAAGGGACATGCCAGGGGAGAAGAGGCTAAAGGTATTCCACACACTGGCTTCTTTACTGGAAAAATTCAGGCAGGACTTTGTAGACGTGTTAGTAATCGGTAACGGAAAGACCCCTTCAGCTGCAAATGGAGAAGTTAATGCAGCTATTGAGAGGTTAGAGAGGGCTGATTTAGATGTAAGAAAACTTTACGGTGAGTACGTCCCGGGTGATTGGAGTACCGAAAGTTTGGAGGCTGAGGCAATAGTGAGAAGGGAACCTTTAGGTATAGTCTTAGCCATTACTCCCTTTAATTACCCTCTTTTCGACGTGGTGAATAAGTTCGTATACTCAACCGTAGCAGGGAATGCCTTTATTCTTAAACCGGCAACTGCCACTCCCCTACCAGCGATAATGTTCGCAAAACTTGCGGAGATGGCAGGTTTTCCGAAAGAGGCTTTAGCGGTAATCACTATACCGGGCAAAGAAATGGACAAGATAGTTCAGGACAAAAGGATAGGTGTTATTTCACTCACGGGAAGTACCGAGACGGGGGAGCATGTAATGAAAATAGGTGGAATAAAGCAATACGTTATGGAACTCGGAGGTGGTGATTCTGCATTAGTTATGGCTGACGCTGATCCGAAAGTCTCAGCCCAGAAAATAGTCACCGGTATAACGAGCTATTCAGGGCAGAGATGTGACTCGATAAAGTTCATATTTGCGGAAGAACCAATATATGATAAACTAAAGGAGAATTTAGTAGAGGAGTTAAGGAAGGTGAAAGTAGGAGATCCGAGACAAGAAGGAGTCACTGTGGGGCCTGTGATTGATCCTAAGACCGTGGACGAATTCGAGTTTGCAGTAAAAGATGCAGTAAGCAAAGGAGGGGTTATACTTTACGGAGGAAAAAGGCTTGGTCCAACTTATATTGAGCCAACGCTTATTGAGATCGATAAATCAAAAGTAAAGGACTTGTATTTATATAAAAAAGAAGTATTTTTATCAATTGCAGTACTTACTAAAGTAAACAATATAGAGGAGGCAATAGAATTATCTAACGGTAGGAGGTACGGACTAGACGCGGCAGTCTTTGGAAATGATATAAATAAAATAAGAAAGGCAGTAAGAATGCTCGAGGTAGGTGCGGTTTACATAAACGACTACCCCAAGCATGGTATAGGTTACTTCCCCTTTGGCGGGAGGAAGGATTCTGGGATAGGGAGAGAAGGTATAGGATATACTATTGAATATGTGACGGCTTACAAAACAGTGGTATATAACTACAAAGGAAAGGGAATATGGGAGTACTTGTAA
- a CDS encoding APC family permease: MADREIKGGARDFGIKSDKMLRKSLNKFELLYLSLGGVIGSGWLFASLATGTYAGGSAILSWIIAGILVMFVGLAYAELSAAIPKSGGITRYPHYTHGGLVGYMMTWAYFLSASSVPAIEAAAAIEYIASYYPQLITTGTSFNGSTITILTPEGIALAGLLLLFFFFLNYAGVNILGKVIHGVGWWKLLVPALTIVLLLIFDFHPENFTAGGGFFPSPSYVKGGSSGIYGFNAVLYAIPTTGVVFSYLGFRQSIEYGGEGKNPKKDIPFAVIGSLLIALLLYTLLQVAFIGGIDWNKLYLNESGKLVPVAVGNWSALSTAVTTSGAAIASGPFLSLFQLAPVAGAIAGLFAIWGIILTIDAVVSPSGTGIIYTGTSTRTLYAFASNGYLPEIFLKLGRTKVPVFSLIAALIIGFIFLLPFPSWYALVSFISSATVLTYIMGGIGLAVLRKHAPELNRPFKLPAASIIAPLATLAAGLIVYWSGFATLFYLYTAITIGLPLFFGYYAYKVLKVNKTISALMGIVNIVVSLGIAIYFFNATSGVSIPNNTAFAIYMVIYAALLLGNVAILSLSVKSETIKREINAGWWLVGFFISIYILSYIGPFGLNTIIPFPEDTIIAAVVILLFYFAAVYSGFRTEAIEEILSETSELPPQR; this comes from the coding sequence ATGGCTGATAGGGAAATAAAAGGGGGAGCAAGAGACTTCGGAATCAAATCAGATAAGATGCTAAGAAAATCTCTAAATAAGTTCGAATTATTATACCTCTCCTTAGGAGGAGTAATAGGTTCAGGGTGGTTGTTCGCTTCACTGGCCACTGGTACATATGCTGGTGGTTCTGCAATCTTATCATGGATAATTGCAGGAATCCTAGTAATGTTTGTAGGTTTAGCTTACGCTGAGCTCAGTGCTGCAATACCGAAATCCGGAGGGATAACTAGATACCCGCACTATACTCATGGAGGTTTAGTAGGTTACATGATGACTTGGGCTTATTTCCTATCAGCCTCTTCGGTACCGGCTATTGAAGCGGCCGCAGCTATTGAGTATATAGCCTCATATTACCCGCAATTAATTACTACAGGAACTTCTTTTAACGGGTCTACTATAACAATACTAACACCTGAAGGAATAGCACTCGCAGGTCTACTATTGCTTTTCTTCTTCTTCCTAAACTACGCAGGTGTTAACATCCTAGGTAAGGTGATACATGGAGTAGGCTGGTGGAAGTTATTAGTCCCAGCATTAACTATTGTACTCCTTTTAATATTCGACTTTCATCCTGAAAACTTTACAGCTGGTGGAGGTTTCTTCCCATCACCTTCCTACGTAAAGGGAGGAAGTAGTGGTATTTATGGATTTAACGCTGTACTTTACGCAATACCCACTACTGGAGTTGTGTTCTCTTACTTGGGCTTCAGGCAGTCTATAGAATACGGAGGAGAAGGTAAAAATCCTAAGAAAGATATACCTTTTGCAGTAATTGGTTCGTTATTAATTGCCCTACTACTCTATACACTGTTACAAGTAGCTTTCATAGGCGGAATTGACTGGAACAAATTATATCTAAATGAGTCAGGAAAGCTAGTCCCAGTAGCAGTTGGTAATTGGAGTGCACTATCTACAGCTGTAACAACCAGTGGTGCAGCGATAGCGAGCGGTCCATTTTTATCATTGTTCCAATTGGCACCCGTGGCTGGAGCCATTGCTGGGTTATTTGCTATTTGGGGTATAATATTAACAATAGATGCTGTTGTTTCTCCATCGGGTACTGGAATTATTTATACTGGGACTTCCACGAGGACTCTTTACGCCTTTGCAAGTAACGGCTACTTACCAGAGATATTCCTTAAGTTAGGAAGGACTAAGGTTCCAGTGTTCTCTCTAATTGCCGCATTAATTATAGGGTTCATATTCTTACTGCCCTTCCCGTCATGGTATGCCCTAGTGTCTTTCATATCCTCAGCTACAGTGTTAACTTACATAATGGGAGGAATTGGCCTAGCTGTGTTAAGGAAGCACGCACCAGAGTTAAATAGACCCTTCAAACTGCCTGCCGCATCAATAATAGCTCCATTAGCAACTTTAGCTGCTGGTCTGATAGTATATTGGTCAGGATTTGCTACACTATTCTACCTGTATACTGCTATTACAATAGGTTTACCATTATTCTTCGGGTATTATGCATACAAAGTATTGAAAGTGAACAAGACTATTTCCGCCTTAATGGGGATTGTAAATATTGTAGTTTCTTTAGGAATTGCAATATATTTCTTTAACGCAACATCAGGAGTTTCGATACCTAATAATACAGCGTTCGCAATTTACATGGTTATTTATGCTGCTTTATTATTGGGTAACGTAGCCATCCTTAGCTTGTCCGTAAAGAGCGAGACTATTAAGAGAGAGATAAATGCTGGTTGGTGGTTAGTAGGCTTCTTTATATCAATATATATACTATCCTACATCGGACCATTCGGCCTAAATACAATAATACCATTCCCAGAGGACACGATAATAGCCGCTGTGGTAATATTACTGTTCTACTTCGCAGCTGTTTATAGCGGCTTCAGGACTGAGGCAATAGAGGAAATATTAAGCGAGACTTCCGAGCTGCCTCCACAAAGGTGA